The Spirochaetaceae bacterium genome includes a window with the following:
- a CDS encoding ABC transporter permease yields MRAYVIRRILLVIPTLFIVTVLVFLSVRFIPGDIIDVMKARMTDTQGGTIDEEALKRRLGLDKPVYAQYAKWIGDIVLRGTLGRSLYSSSLGSATVEQKLAGRVGVTVELGLLAILTGVIIAVPIGIYSAIRQYTLADYAGRAVAIFGLATPNFWLGLMVMIYPAIWWGWTPPLTHVRFTEDPWANLGMLIIPAVILGTYLAASTMRMTRTMMLEVLRQDYVRTSWAKGLAERTVVLRHAVKNALIPVVTLVALQLPIIAGGSVIIENIFNLPGLGSLMLSALNARDYPVVSGVNLLFASVVVLINLGTDLTYALLDPRVRYE; encoded by the coding sequence ATGCGGGCGTATGTGATCAGGCGGATACTGCTGGTGATCCCGACCCTGTTCATCGTCACCGTCCTGGTGTTTCTCTCGGTTCGCTTCATTCCCGGCGACATCATCGACGTGATGAAAGCCCGGATGACCGACACCCAGGGCGGCACGATCGATGAGGAGGCTCTGAAGAGACGACTCGGACTCGATAAACCCGTCTACGCGCAATACGCGAAGTGGATCGGTGACATCGTCCTGCGTGGCACCCTCGGCCGCTCGCTGTACAGCAGCTCGTTGGGCAGCGCCACGGTGGAACAGAAACTCGCCGGCAGGGTCGGGGTAACGGTCGAGCTGGGGCTGCTGGCGATCCTCACTGGGGTCATCATCGCCGTGCCGATCGGCATCTACTCGGCGATTCGCCAATACACGCTGGCCGACTACGCCGGCCGGGCGGTCGCCATCTTCGGCCTGGCGACACCCAACTTCTGGCTGGGACTGATGGTGATGATCTACCCCGCAATCTGGTGGGGCTGGACGCCGCCGCTGACGCACGTGCGCTTCACCGAAGACCCATGGGCCAATCTCGGCATGTTGATCATTCCCGCCGTGATTCTGGGGACCTACCTGGCAGCGAGCACCATGCGCATGACGCGCACGATGATGCTGGAGGTGCTGCGCCAGGACTATGTGAGGACCTCCTGGGCCAAGGGCCTGGCGGAGAGGACGGTGGTGCTGCGCCACGCGGTCAAGAACGCCCTCATCCCGGTGGTGACCCTGGTGGCGCTGCAGTTGCCCATCATCGCCGGCGGCTCGGTGATCATCGAGAACATCTTCAATCTCCCGGGGCTCGGCAGTCTGATGCTGTCTGCCCTCAACGCGCGCGACTACCCGGTGGTCTCCGGCGTGAACCTGTTATTTGCCTCGGTGGTGGTGTTGATCAACCTCGGCACCGACCTGACCTACGCCCTGCTGGATCCGCGGGTGCGCTATGAGTGA
- a CDS encoding ABC transporter permease produces the protein MALVFITIFAAQLAPYEFDRGRVQDRMQGPSPAHLLGTDHVGRDFLSRLIIGARLSITVGLAATSLNVIVALLIGGTSGFIGGRVDIYAQRFVDAWMSFPGLLLLLTIMSIAGRGVVQIIVVLGVAGGIPASRVVRGAVIGVKENAYFQAAEAIGARTLRTLVRHVLPNIAAPLIVVFSINVGGVIIAEASLSFLGFGLPVTVPSWGGMLSREGRQYMEIAPRLALWPGLCLTVTVYALNLFGDAVRDLLDPRLRGAAGRYGGGRRPRRTPRHRGVHPHRP, from the coding sequence GTGGCACTGGTGTTCATCACCATCTTCGCCGCGCAGCTCGCGCCCTACGAATTCGACCGCGGCCGGGTGCAGGACCGGATGCAGGGCCCGTCCCCCGCGCACCTGCTGGGCACCGACCACGTCGGCCGCGACTTCCTGAGCCGCCTCATCATCGGCGCGCGCCTGTCGATTACGGTCGGGCTCGCGGCAACGTCGTTGAATGTCATCGTCGCGTTGCTGATCGGCGGCACCAGCGGCTTCATCGGCGGGCGGGTGGACATCTACGCGCAACGGTTCGTGGACGCGTGGATGTCGTTTCCGGGGCTGCTGTTGCTGCTTACGATCATGTCTATCGCCGGGCGCGGGGTGGTGCAGATCATCGTCGTGCTCGGGGTGGCCGGCGGCATTCCCGCGTCACGGGTGGTGCGCGGCGCGGTGATCGGGGTCAAGGAGAACGCCTACTTCCAGGCCGCGGAGGCGATCGGTGCCCGCACGCTGCGCACGCTCGTCCGTCACGTGCTGCCCAACATCGCCGCGCCGCTGATCGTCGTGTTCAGCATCAACGTCGGCGGCGTGATCATTGCCGAGGCGTCGCTGAGCTTCCTGGGCTTCGGCCTGCCGGTGACCGTTCCGAGCTGGGGCGGCATGCTGAGCCGCGAGGGCCGCCAGTACATGGAGATTGCGCCGCGGCTGGCGCTGTGGCCGGGGCTGTGCCTGACGGTGACGGTCTACGCCCTCAACCTGTTCGGCGACGCGGTGCGCGACCTGCTGGACCCGCGCCTGCGCGGCGCCGCCGGTCGCTACGGGGGCGGGCGCCGCCCACGCCGCACGCCGCGCCACCGCGGCGTGCACCCGCACCGTCCATGA